Within Gasterosteus aculeatus chromosome Y, fGasAcu3.hap1.1, whole genome shotgun sequence, the genomic segment gtcgtggtgcaggggtggttcaagtcccagctgctccatttcctctgagcaagacacctaacccctaattgctccccggggcCAAAAtgcaaagtgcaaaaaaaaaagccatgggttaaaaaaatgtggctttggataaaagcctcggctaaatgacctgtaatgcaatTAGATGTGTAGGCTGCGCCCGGTGACGTGGTCATCCGGGCCACTttcgagggaggggggggagggaggggggagggggcactaAACTAATAAAATTCACGGGGCCTCTTCCGCACCTGACCTCCAATCCAAATCCACATTTCCCCGCTCGGCTCTCGCAGACTCCGCTGCAGTTGCGCCAGTCGGCCACTGGTAGGCGCTGTTGCCTAACTCTCCCCCTGcttgcccctctctctctctctctctctctctctctctctgtcagcccAGCctgcccccctctccctctctctctctcatgcctCAGCCAACCCGGGCTGTGCCGAGCTGCTCCCTGCGGGATCAGAGCGCTCCCCCGCCGGGACCCTTCTCTCACATCCCCCTGCTGGGACGCGGCTACATTTCCAGCCAAGCGCTGCCTGCCTGGGCTTTATTATGTGTGTCTGCGCCGCAGCCCCGCCAGCAGaggcaggcagaggaggagaaggaggaggaggagggagactggTAGCCAGAGTCAGGACAAAGAAAAAGCAGGGAGACAGAGGCTAGCGAGGGGTTCGGCTGGTACAGGCATCGGGCTGCCATTAAAACTCCTTGTAGTattaaccaacaacaacaacaaacaaaaaaaaaagagagagagagagagagagagagggagaaggcgaGGGAGCGCGTGGGCTGTAGAAGCAGCGGGCTGTTCCGCGCGGGGTGGAGATGCCGGGGAAGAGCGCAACGTCCATGCCGCCAGACCGCCAGCGCCGCCGAGTGTAGCGCGGCGGGGACGGGAGCGAGCGCGGGAGGCCGGTCGcctcgtcggggggggggggtcggcgccgcttttttttttcctggatgATAAAAATCCCAGAACAGACCGAAATAGTTACGATAAACTAAAAAACGaagaaagcaagaaaaaaacaacaacggacGAAGCTTGGAGGAGCGCGCGCGAGAAGAGGAGCCACGTTTCGTTTCATCGGGAGCAATTTTTCCCCGAGAACATCCCGCCCCCCTCATCCCGTCGCCTCGCTTCACCTGGACGGTCACCGGCCGCGCTCACTCCTCCCTCTCCgcagcgcccccctcccctcccctcccctccccggtcCGCGGGGGCCGGAGGAAGTCGAGAGAAGCGTACCTGCGGAGGGAGACGACCGACCCGACGCGcgcacgcacggacacacggaaAGCGGCGCGGCTGCCGCAGTGCAACaggcggcggaggcggcggaggaggacggagagccCGGCGGCGGCGAGCCGAACGGAGGGACATTTAGAGAATAAAGGACATTTGAAACCGCACGGAGGACGAGCTTTCCCCCGCGACCGGCGATGTCGAGGCGAAAGCAGGCCAAGCCGCGCGCCGTCAAAGGTGAGTCACGTGCGCCGCGtccgctgccgccgctgctcgCCCCCGGGAGCCGAGGTGTCACGTGACCCGCTCCCCGGCGCTCGTTAGCCGGTTTGATTTACACCCGCCACCCGTCTGCTCATCACCACCGGTGCGTAGTTTATTTAATGCGCAGGTAAATCTTTCTCTCTTACTTTTCCAAatcgcgtgcgcgcgcgcgctaaTTGTGCGACGGAGGTCGATCGAAGGAGTCAAATGTTTGGCGTCCAGTTTAATGTcgtcctccaccagctgggAACGTGTGACGTTCACTGACCGCAGCGCGTTGGCGTTTTGAATCAACTCGTTGTGAAGGTGATCTGGGTTGTTGACTTGTGGGGCCTTTTGCTTTCGTGCGGTACTTTTGGTTGGTTGACCTACTAGCTGCTTCCCACCAAAATAACAAAGTCAACGTTTTCATTCTAAAATTCACCAAACTTCTAGGGAGCCGCAGTTCAGAAGGCCGTATTTGATCCCAGATGTTAT encodes:
- the LOC144391347 gene encoding uncharacterized protein LOC144391347 encodes the protein MAGKPAAESRAEPPAPRRILIGPACPPLPLSLSCLSQPGLCRAAPCGIRALPRRDPSLTSPCWDAATFPAKRCLPGLYYVCLRRSPASRGRQRRRRRRRRETGSQSQDKEKAGRQRLARGSAGTGIGLPLKLLVVLTNNNNKQKKKRERERERGRRRGSAWAVEAAGCSARGGDAGEERNVHAARPPAPPSVARRGRERAREAGRLVGGGGSAPLFFFLDDKNPRTDRNSYDKLKNEESKKKTTTDEAWRSAREKRSHVSFHREQFFPENIPPPSSRRLASPGRSPAALTPPSPQRPPPLPSPPRSAGAGGSREKRTCGGRRPTRRAHARTHGKRRGCRSATGGGGGGGGRRARRRRAERRDI